A region from the Peromyscus leucopus breed LL Stock chromosome 9, UCI_PerLeu_2.1, whole genome shotgun sequence genome encodes:
- the Gpr180 gene encoding integral membrane protein GPR180 isoform X2 yields the protein MGGLRLLAVALTCSCWWPQGGQGKTLRGSFSSAAARDAQGQSIGHFEFHGDHALLCVRINNIAVAIGKEAKLYLFQAQEWLKLQEASPGYSCSERLSRAQLTMTMNQTEHNLTVSQTPAPQTWHVFYADKFTCADDTESPQLEEIPFEMVLLNPDAEGNPFDHFSARESGLHEFFFLLVLAYFVTACVCAQSLWQAIRKGGPMHTVLKVLTTALLLQAASALANYIHFSRYSKDGIGVPLMGSLAEVFDIASQIQMLYLLLSLCMGWTIVRMKKSQSRPLQWDSTPASTGIAVFIVITQGCILWFLCQPVLACIAVIFNDYQRDKVITIGVILCQAVSMVILYRLFLSHSLYWEVSSLSSVTLPLTISTGHKSRSHF from the exons ATGGGCGGCCTGCGGCTGCTGGCGGTAGCCCTCACGTGCAGCTGCTGGTGGCCGCAGGGCGGCCAGGGCAAGACCCTGCGGGGCAGCTTCAGCAGCGCTGCGGCCCGGGACGCCCAGGGCCAGAGCATCGGCCATTTCGAATTCCACG GTGACCATGCGCTTCTGTGTGTCAGAATCAACAACATAGCAGTAGCCATTGGAAAAGAAGCTAAACTCTACCTGTTCCAAGCCCAGGAATGGCTCAAGCTACAGGAGGCCAGTCCTGGGTATAGCTGTAGTGAGAGGTTATCCAGAGCTCAGCTGACAA tgaCAATGAACCAGACAGAGCACAACCTGACGGTGTCCCAGACTCCGGCTCCCCAGACGTGGCACGTGTTTTATGCAGACAAGTTCACCTGCGCAGACGACACGGAGAGTCCCCAGCTGGAAGAGATCCCATTTGAAATGGTGTTACTAAACCCGGATGCTGAGGGAAACCCATTTGACCATTTCAGTGCTAGAGAATCTG GGTTACACGAGTTCTTTTTCCTCCTCGTCCTGGCGTACTTTGTGACTGCGTGCGTCTGTGCGCAGTCGCTGTGGCAGGCCATCAGGAAGGGAGGGCCCATGCACACGGTCCTGAAGGTCCTGACCACAGCACTGCTGCTCCAGGCTGCCTCAGCCCTAGCCAATTACATTCACTTCTCCAG ATACTCCAAAGATGGAATCGGGGTACCTCTTATGGGAAGTTTGGCAGAAG TTTTTGACATTGCCTCCCAAATTCAGATGTTGTACCTGCTTTTGAGCCTGTGCATGGGGTGGACAATAGTCCGAATGAAGAAGTCTCAAAGCCGACCTCTCCAGTGGGACTCGACCCCTGCGTCCACAGGCATTGCGGTGTTCATTGTCATAACCCAG GGCTGTATCTTGTGGTTCTTATGCCAGCCAGTGCTCGCCTGCATTGCTGTGATTTTTAATGACTACCAAAGAGATAAG gtTATTACAATAGGTGTAATCCTTTGCCAGGCTGTGTCCATGGTTATTCTGTACAGACTCTTCCTGTCCCACAGTCTATACTGGGAAGTTTCTTCACTTTCCTCAGTGACACTACCACTGACCATTTCAACTGGACACAAAAGTCGCTCTCATTTCTGA
- the Gpr180 gene encoding integral membrane protein GPR180 isoform X1, producing the protein MGGLRLLAVALTCSCWWPQGGQGKTLRGSFSSAAARDAQGQSIGHFEFHGDHALLCVRINNIAVAIGKEAKLYLFQAQEWLKLQEASPGYSCSERLSRAQLTMTMNQTEHNLTVSQTPAPQTWHVFYADKFTCADDTESPQLEEIPFEMVLLNPDAEGNPFDHFSARESGLHEFFFLLVLAYFVTACVCAQSLWQAIRKGGPMHTVLKVLTTALLLQAASALANYIHFSRYSKDGIGVPLMGSLAEVFDIASQIQMLYLLLSLCMGWTIVRMKKSQSRPLQWDSTPASTGIAVFIVITQSILLLWEQFEDTSHHSSHSHHSLAGLLLIILRICLALSLGCGLYQIIIMERSTLKREFYITFAKGCILWFLCQPVLACIAVIFNDYQRDKVITIGVILCQAVSMVILYRLFLSHSLYWEVSSLSSVTLPLTISTGHKSRSHF; encoded by the exons ATGGGCGGCCTGCGGCTGCTGGCGGTAGCCCTCACGTGCAGCTGCTGGTGGCCGCAGGGCGGCCAGGGCAAGACCCTGCGGGGCAGCTTCAGCAGCGCTGCGGCCCGGGACGCCCAGGGCCAGAGCATCGGCCATTTCGAATTCCACG GTGACCATGCGCTTCTGTGTGTCAGAATCAACAACATAGCAGTAGCCATTGGAAAAGAAGCTAAACTCTACCTGTTCCAAGCCCAGGAATGGCTCAAGCTACAGGAGGCCAGTCCTGGGTATAGCTGTAGTGAGAGGTTATCCAGAGCTCAGCTGACAA tgaCAATGAACCAGACAGAGCACAACCTGACGGTGTCCCAGACTCCGGCTCCCCAGACGTGGCACGTGTTTTATGCAGACAAGTTCACCTGCGCAGACGACACGGAGAGTCCCCAGCTGGAAGAGATCCCATTTGAAATGGTGTTACTAAACCCGGATGCTGAGGGAAACCCATTTGACCATTTCAGTGCTAGAGAATCTG GGTTACACGAGTTCTTTTTCCTCCTCGTCCTGGCGTACTTTGTGACTGCGTGCGTCTGTGCGCAGTCGCTGTGGCAGGCCATCAGGAAGGGAGGGCCCATGCACACGGTCCTGAAGGTCCTGACCACAGCACTGCTGCTCCAGGCTGCCTCAGCCCTAGCCAATTACATTCACTTCTCCAG ATACTCCAAAGATGGAATCGGGGTACCTCTTATGGGAAGTTTGGCAGAAG TTTTTGACATTGCCTCCCAAATTCAGATGTTGTACCTGCTTTTGAGCCTGTGCATGGGGTGGACAATAGTCCGAATGAAGAAGTCTCAAAGCCGACCTCTCCAGTGGGACTCGACCCCTGCGTCCACAGGCATTGCGGTGTTCATTGTCATAACCCAG AGCATTTTGCTGCTTTGGGAGCAGTTTGAAGACACTAGTCACCATAGTTCACATTCTCACCACAGCTTAGCAGGGCTCCTGCTGATCATACTAAGAATCTGCCTGGCACTGTCGCTGGGCTGTGGACTCTACCAGATCATCATAATGGAGAGGAGCACGCTCAAGAGAGAGTTCTACATCACATTCGCCAAA GGCTGTATCTTGTGGTTCTTATGCCAGCCAGTGCTCGCCTGCATTGCTGTGATTTTTAATGACTACCAAAGAGATAAG gtTATTACAATAGGTGTAATCCTTTGCCAGGCTGTGTCCATGGTTATTCTGTACAGACTCTTCCTGTCCCACAGTCTATACTGGGAAGTTTCTTCACTTTCCTCAGTGACACTACCACTGACCATTTCAACTGGACACAAAAGTCGCTCTCATTTCTGA